The following are encoded in a window of Alphaproteobacteria bacterium genomic DNA:
- the murD gene encoding UDP-N-acetylmuramoyl-L-alanine--D-glutamate ligase produces the protein MIASPAFRGKRYAVLGLARSGLASVEALVASGAEVTAWDAREEARSAVAGKAAIADPLQIDLAGFDGVVVSPGVPLNRHPIAGKAKAAGVPVIGDIELFALARASLPPHKVVGITGTNGKSTTTALVHHILKTAGVPTTMGGNIGLPILAQDPLAPNENGVGVYVLELSSYQIDLTFSLDCDVAVLLNVTPDHLDRYESFEAYAASKARLFEMQREGGHAYAGVDNGAIPKVAEDWGAIPVKADELDAGLFGQQSEWPALQGPHNKKNAAAAQIAAFMTGLVSFGEIREAFRTYRGLPHRMERIAEKDGILFVNDSKATNPDSAAPALAAYPHVHWILGGLAKTDDLGPCENQLGHVRAAYTIGEAGPMFARLLEGKVPVTESELLVTAVKDAAEAAAPGEVVLLSPACASFDQFRDYEARGDAFRAAVEALA, from the coding sequence GTGATCGCGAGCCCCGCCTTCCGCGGCAAACGCTACGCGGTGCTCGGGCTGGCGCGGTCCGGCCTGGCCAGCGTCGAGGCGCTTGTCGCGAGCGGGGCGGAGGTGACCGCCTGGGACGCGCGCGAGGAGGCGCGGTCGGCGGTGGCGGGCAAGGCGGCTATCGCCGATCCGCTCCAGATCGACCTCGCCGGCTTTGACGGAGTCGTCGTCTCGCCCGGCGTTCCGCTCAACCGTCATCCGATCGCCGGCAAGGCGAAGGCCGCCGGCGTGCCCGTGATCGGCGACATCGAATTGTTCGCGCTCGCGCGGGCCTCCCTGCCGCCGCACAAGGTGGTGGGAATCACCGGCACCAACGGCAAGTCGACCACCACCGCGCTCGTCCACCACATCCTAAAGACCGCCGGCGTGCCGACGACGATGGGCGGCAATATCGGCCTGCCGATCCTCGCGCAGGACCCGCTGGCGCCAAATGAGAATGGGGTCGGCGTCTATGTGCTGGAGTTGTCCAGCTACCAGATCGACCTGACCTTCAGCCTCGATTGCGACGTCGCAGTATTGCTCAATGTGACGCCGGACCATCTCGACCGTTACGAGAGCTTCGAGGCTTACGCGGCTTCAAAGGCGCGACTGTTTGAGATGCAGCGTGAAGGCGGACATGCCTATGCGGGGGTCGACAACGGAGCCATCCCCAAAGTCGCGGAGGATTGGGGCGCAATTCCAGTCAAGGCTGACGAGTTGGACGCCGGTTTGTTCGGACAGCAAAGTGAGTGGCCCGCGCTCCAAGGGCCGCACAACAAGAAGAATGCCGCGGCTGCGCAAATAGCAGCCTTCATGACCGGTCTCGTAAGTTTTGGCGAAATTCGCGAGGCTTTCCGCACCTATCGCGGCTTGCCGCACCGCATGGAGCGGATTGCCGAGAAGGACGGCATCCTGTTCGTCAACGACAGCAAGGCGACCAATCCGGACAGCGCCGCTCCGGCGCTGGCCGCTTATCCGCATGTGCACTGGATCCTCGGCGGTCTCGCCAAGACCGACGATCTTGGCCCCTGCGAGAACCAGCTCGGCCACGTACGCGCCGCCTATACGATCGGCGAGGCGGGGCCGATGTTCGCCCGGCTGCTCGAAGGGAAGGTGCCGGTGACCGAGTCCGAATTGCTGGTGACCGCCGTGAAGGACGCAGCCGAGGCTGCGGCGCCGGGCGAGGTCGTCTTGCTTTCGCCGGCCTGCGCGTCGTTCGACCAGTTCCGTGATTACGAGGCGCGCGGGGACGCGTTCCGCGCC